DNA sequence from the Macrobrachium nipponense isolate FS-2020 chromosome 41, ASM1510439v2, whole genome shotgun sequence genome:
TTCTTAAGAAGTGGAGTGAGGGCGTCCTGTCTTTGGCCAGCCTGAGGGTAGGGAGGAGGggtagggaggagggagggaggaagggtaAGGGAGTTATAGTAAGTTaccttgacctggacctgattgGCGGCCTGATTGGTGCACACTCAGCACGTACACTTTCGCTTATGGGCttggttctctctttctctctctctgtctctctctcttccagtataACCTTAGCAGAACAGCTCTTTCTTTCAGAGATATCGGGAGACAGTGAAGCTCATTTTCGAAAACAAAAGCAGCTAATGATAATGCAGTTAGTACCATCTCTTGTAGTTACCTTTCAATTCATAGAAATCACCTTTTAAATAAAAGTTCTTTCAgtcttacaaaaaagaaaaaaaaaggaagaaaggataGACCGCCTTCACTTTAATACAGAGTAATGTCTCCAAGACGAATAGAAGCATTGATGCACACGACGGTAAAATTCTGAGCGAGTGCACCTTAAGAGAAAGTGATTTCAGTTCTGTTTTATAATTCAAGCTTATCTAAGCTTCATtctagtctatctatctatctctttatctgtctgtctattaAGTTAACTGTGGAGATTCAACTACCATGAGTCTAAAATGGAACATGCATGAGAGAGAGTGATGCCAAAGCAATTTTAATCAGAAAGTAGCAATCAGGGACATGTGAGTCTACGAAGCCTTGTCGAATATACACTgttcaaaaaacaataaatagaaaaaaaacgtaaGGAAATTATATACCTGTTGCTTAAGGAAACCACACACGCATGaggtaaatgaaaattataaaaaaaaaaaaaataaaaaatcaaggaaaactcAAACCGCAGAGAAATTTAGTCGCTGACTGAGATACAAAATTATAATGTCAATAATAGTGTGTGAAGCAAAAGTGATTTTTCCCGTAATTTTGTTCTGCTTACCAAGGGCGccgtaaaaaaaaacatggaaagtgTTTCTGCGATTATGAAAGCGGAGAATTCAGTGGGAATTATGGGAAATCTAGATCTGAGAGAGAATCGAGTTACCGATATGTGAAAAAGTTTGGTCAAGTCGtttcccacaatttttttttgttagaggtATCATTTTACCATCTCTTATTTCTTACAGGTTTATTGTTCTTTTAATGTTGTCTCATTATAAGAAGTTTAATAACAGTGCAAAAGCAAATGACATGAAAAGAAAGAGACATTATGCATCCCACATTCCAAAAGACAAACCACTTATCTATAGTCTGACATGCACAGCTAGAAATCAAAATCAACGAGTTTCACTTCCGAAGGGCGCATAATTATGCTTGGAAGCAACGTGCATGTGTGTGCACTCGTGCATTATGACGCACGTACTCCCACTCCAATTTGATGTGTCAAGATACAACACCAGCAAATCAAGTTGACCCAATCGGAGTTTGGCGCCTATGAAAAGCCTAGTCTCAAAAAGGGAGCGGAAAATAGCGAATTCGAAAATAGCATTCGTGATTGCATTTAAGAAATTGAAGCTCAGACAGAACATCAAGAAGAGTAcaacaatggaatataaatggtataTAGTATTCTTAGAAAtaacattttccaaaataaagGGAGGAAAAGTCCCACAATCATTTTTTTCGGATAACATTTTAGGAGAAACTTTACCACCAGGATATAGTGGATAACCGATCATGATTTCTCAAGAGGCATAAGTTCATCTTTGCAGATTATCATTACACTAATTTAGGGTCAGTAGTACtagaaacaaatatattatattaataatacgtgtgttgtgtgtgtgtgtgtgtatctcaccTGAAAATTATTTGACTTCAACTGAAGGGGCAACATCATTTGTACGTATCCCTGTTACAGAACACATCATCTCCAAgagcaaataatgaataaaggttcatttcttaaaaaaaaaaaaaaatatactatcgCAGGTTGCACCCTGTCTTTCAGAGAACACACGACATTTTTCTCGAGTCCAAAGAATGATTAACATACGGGAGGTACTTTAAAATTTCAATCAAATTAATCCACTGCATTTTGAATGTGCGCAAGACATGATATTAAAAAGAACAGGGAAATATACATTTAGTAGAAATAATAGATTTCACCCAATCAGctgagactatactctgttttttttcatctgtccatccgcctgtggtgtttttgtatggcaacaatgcgtcccgggctttagatagttacattcagcttacattcaacgattatgataatatcctatttcgaatattaacggtgtaattcgcatacagtaaattattaaaacacttttcagttgcaaatgtacgcccagatatccttttatttacctaaaacttacacatagcgtaactctctaaagcccgggacgcagtgttaccatacaaaaacaccacaggcagatggacagatgaaaaaaaaacagagtatagtaagtcACACTCCCTTCATTGGAGACACGACGCGAGAGTGCCCAAACCAGCCACAGCAACTTTtgacgaaagaaaaaaagaaaaaaaaaaagtcacctgtCACAGGGGAAAAACCCCCTCTTGAATCCTTCCACCGTTATATCAAGCGAatctgaaggatttcaggagagaAAGTTCATTTCCTCGTCAGACAACCCGGAGCGTTAACGGTGTGACCTTCGCTGGACACTTGACAATATTCCTAgaccgatgatgtgtgtgttgcCATCAGGCCCGATAAAAATTGTCTTTCAACTTGCGTTTCTGTTCCTGCATTCCATAATTCTTtcggttttcctctctctctctctctctctctctctctctctctctctctaaggaactGCCTCGTAATTATCAGAGACAAACTGGTAAGGTCAGTCTGTAAATAACGCTGAAACTGACCGCGGAATTTTCAGGGAAATGACTGAATGAACATGTTAACATTTCCTGTCAAGAGATGTTTTCTAATTTTATGTCTTTTCTGAGCTAAAATCGGATTTGATGACggaaatttttagttttattactcACCAACAGATTGAAATAGCAGGTTATCACCGCGTTTAATGTCAATTTTTATCTCGAGCttagtgtgtgagtgtgcgtgtgtgtgagggcTTAATGAAGAGGTAGTAGAACCAACTCTCTTATGGGAGTGAAGTGCAGAtgatgaatgcaaataaaaagaaatagattaaGCTTTTCATATGATTATTTGAGAAGAAAATCttgaaatgataatgatgaaaatgacGAGAAATAACTTAGACATGCGACAGAGGTTCAATTTTAAGCGCAGGTAAATGGACTGTCTGTGTTTTGCAAGGGTCTGATCAAGAGAGAATGCGGGTGCTTAGCAGCCAAGTAAAAACGGTCATTAATGTAATGGAAGTTTGCTGCACCTAGGATTCCTTTATTCGGCAGTTAAAGGAATGATATATACCAGAGCATATATAGGACGTAGGTgcatgctcgagagagagagagaagagagagagagagagagagagagagagagagagagactatgaataGTATATACGTTACAGTCAGACACTTAACCAGGGATTTTCTGAGAATTCGTGAAATCACAATTTCACTCTGGGGTATCGGATCATCCCCGAAGAGctatatagtactaaacacggcgaaaagcTGTAGcctagatgaatcactgtttcggcgtgtttagtactagcccatcgGGGATCAAACATTCCTAAGTGACTTGacgatttcacgaattccctggtttcacaatcttactgtaaCACATATCACACGCTCACAAATGACATTCATTGTCCCCGTCACAATCTACAAACTTGAAAAGCCATAACTGTGTCAGTGTTATGAGAACTGTCTCCTGAATCTCCCTGAATCTTACGAATAAGTGAATTACCAGTTTCGTCACCAATGATTGCAGTAAAAAATCATGCGCGGCACACTGCCCTCGGTTACGCTCTCACAACTGACATAAATATTTTAACATTAGACCATTCTTTGGAAAGACAgcagttttttttaagatttatataaataaaaaagtagaacGGTTTCTTCAGAGCATAGATAATGTCACCTTACCACCTCAAACTCAAGTTCAACCTGTCATTACGGTATCACATGGGCAAATACTGTGACGTGTTCTTTACGTTTAATACGTCACTGAGCATTGCAAAAATTTATGTAATCCtcaccaaatacacacacacacaataaacgcGGACGAGTTATGCAAAGAATAAGTCTATTTTCGGTATTTTCTCAAGTATCGTACTGTACTTGATAGGGGTCAGTCAGATTCAGCACTGAGAAGGTTATCGGTCCGTTAGCTCAGAAAACTGTATGAATCACAGAAAATGCATCTAATTTAAGCATGCAGCTAATCTGATTAAAAGATCAAAGCTTAATTGCAAGAACGTTTTCATTATAGTGGCAGGACTTTGAAGGCAAAAGTTGCTAACAagcaaatgaatttgtaaatcTGAGAAAACCACTGCCTTAACGGATGGTCAAATACAGTTCTGGGCGTGGAATTTGACACCTCTGGGTGTTCAGGGTCTGATGGCACTTAAAACGGTATAGGAATTGCCTAATATTTCACATTCAGGCATGCATCAAAACTCTCATTACAGTGGAAGTAGCCTGGGGGTAAAAGTAATGAGAATGCAAAGTGAGATTGTGTATTCTCTGAATGTTCGCGGTAAGATTAGAAGACATGCAGCAATGGAAAGTAAAACACTAAACCAAGGTTTTCAGCTCTGCGTCTTGATTATACAACACAAATCTCGGTATGTTATATTTTCCTGCGTGATTTTACTCTTGTGTGTTGAGGGAGGGTGACAAAACTGATGTTCTTGGTGTCTAGTTTTCAAGCTGCTAAATAGTGCAAAGAAATGTTAAAGAGTCGCTGACTATTAAGCAAAATCTTGAAAGGTTTAATAATTTGTTATTGACCTGCGTTTGTTTTGTTGCACAGCGAACTTGATGTGGCAATCAGCAAGTGCAGGACGAACAAAACAGGTAGTACTGCcaatatttcattaacttgagAAGTAAATGTAAgtacacagaaaactaaaatctgcTGCCTGCGTCGTTAGATGCTAGCTATTTGAAATTAGCATCAGAGCAAGAACGTTGTCGAATATTTTTCACTTCGTCGATTCGCCTCTCCCAGTCTGTTACTTTCACGCAAAACTCGACCCCGATGACTCACTCACGTCTCCAAAACGAAACTTTGAAAGTATCGGGCCGGTGCGGCCAGGACAAACGGAAAGTATTCGTGAGAGGGAGAGGGGTTTTTCGTCGTGTCAAACGTGAACTGGTTCACTTCTAGGAAGGGAGCGTAGGTCTGAAATGGGAAATTCTACCGAAGGAAGGCTTTCACAACAGGTAGACACTCAACACGGGTGTCATCGATATCTATTGGCTATGCACGTTCCCCAGGATCGTGTCGTGGTGCGAACGTGCTAGGGAACGGCACTCTCGCAGGGGAAAGAAAAATCTCTGACGTAGGTTTGGATGCCTTTGCAAGGATCATTAGGCTGATGGTACTAATCTAACGGTGCTTTCGGAGGGAAAGAGAGATTTCTTACGTTGGTTTGGTAACCTTTGCTGCGACCATTAGGCGGATGGTTCTAATCTAACGGATTTGTCTTGGATTCACTTCATGATAACCTTCAAATCTCGGTCGAAACTTTACCGCAAGCAATAACAGATGTAGCCGGGATCACAAAGCTTCTGATATTTCTCCCTGGCAGTCCTTGATCCATGAACATATCATAGACTTCCTCCCGAACCCAAACATAAAAATCTGTCCACAATGTCATGTTTCCCCCATAATGGTGTAAAATTGCATAACACAAAGCTGATCAACGTAGCATAAGGCTATTCGATAATGATATACAGTCGCATAATCACAATCCATGGATGGAAGCCATTAAAGTAAATATACTGATATCTCGTTACGTAATAAGGGCTTTGACTGAAGAAAAGAGGATATTCTCCGTTTAAAAATGTTGAAGAAACAGTTAGGCTGCACGCGATTACTTTTTGCTCATTCGAAATTTCGAATCTTTTAAGAAATTCATTCAAATGACTCTTTAGCCTAAAGAACCATTATGAAAATCATGACCAGATGACCAAAGCTGATAAACTGTGACGCAAATGCAATCAGAGCAGCCAAATAAGTTGAATAGGTGATGTCTTGCACTAGACTTGTTGAACTGGATGGCTCGTGTGTCAGGCgttgggggaggagggaggagaggcagtgggggttggaggggggaaGGGGCCCCTAGATGCTTACCTGCCGTACCAGAGTGACGAAAGAAAAGTGCAGCAGGGAGAGAGTGAAAGTGTTTTCGAGTGAACAAGCTGGCTCGTAGTAATTGCAGTGGGGGTGACCCTTTGTGCGCAAGTGTGTGAACTCACGACCTGGGACTGGCCATGGCGGGTTTAGTAACTGTCTGGCTTGAGCTGATAcctcgactctctctcttctctctctctctcgggtgggACTGGCCATCCATGCCTGGTTTGGCAACAGTCTCTAACTTAAACTGGTACAACTGATACGTGACCGAACCTCCCTTGTCTCTCTCGTTCTTTGATCATGGCCATGAAGATCACGGAATCTTTCGCAACATCACCTAAAACCCGATCGGCGAGTGTAACTGTGTgggtgtgtacgagagagagagagagagagagagagagagagagagattttaaagcaAAGCATACTCCTACGAAGGTTACTTCCATCGTAAAAACACGCCTCTTTGTGAGATTTGAACTGAGAAGGGTCAATAGAGATTGTAATCTCTTTCGTAACAGTATTCAAAACGAAACTTTAAATAACATTTTGATTCAGAagatatgtactgtatatacgtatatatatatacatatatatatatatatatatcatatatatatatatatatatatatataaagcgtaggtgacaattatatgatatatacatatttatactttatatgtttatttcttgACCATAATGAAGagctttattcattattattatcattgtcatgAGCACTTTCTTTCTCATTCCCAAAAACCCTTCCTCTTTCTTATCATTTCGTTTAAGACAATGATTTATTCATAATCCTTCGTTTGAAAACTTACGTCATGATATTCTGTTTGTTTTGCTGCTTAACTCTTTATCTGTgacattttgtttaattttcgttCTGAATCACATCACTATCCAATAATATTTTCGACTGAAACACTATTAATGCTTCTTTCTTCTCTTCGGTCATAAATGTATAACAACCAAAAATTTTTTTCCGTTCGAGTCATTATGTTacgaaaatgactgaaaatatcaGATTTTCTTTCATAACTCTTTCTAAATACCATAGAAGTCTTATGCCAAATGGCTGGGGTTACTATTACCAAGCTCGTTCAGTCTGCAGGGAAACAAGAAGCTGTGCAATGGATCTGTAATCTAAAAGTACTGTTtacactgatctctctctctctctctgcatatatatatatatatatatatatataatctatatatatatatatatatatatatatatatataatataatatatatatatatatacacacacacacacacatatgtatatgtgtatatatatatatatatattatatatatatatgaataacttgatcacgaagtatataaaacgtgatgctatgtataaataaaggtttttgctacgaaggaaaaaatgaaaagcgagatagctaagaactttcggtctagtgcgacccttttaCTCAggctatatgataatatatacagacatacaacaagataataaatatatatattgaatatatatatataagatatatacgatatatatagagatacataatatatatatatatatatatacattacatacatacatacataatacacatatttaaaataatatatattatattatatctatatatatatatatatatgtgtgtatatatatatacatacatacatacatatacatatatataatataatatgatatatatatcatacataacatacatacatacatacatacatacatacatacatacataacatacatacacaccattttaatatatatatatatatatatatatatatatatatatatacatatatgaacatatactaTGTCTCCCATAAAACAGTTAACGATAAATCTCCAATTCTGTCTCCCGCAGGTATTGTTGGCCTTCTTTGTGTGCTGTGCGGCTGTGGCAGTCGTCTACGGCACGGAGCCTGACATCCGCAGGATTTCCATCTTGGAAATCTTGCAAAACAACCCAGCCCTTCGGGAAGAGCTGTCGGCCAAGATAAAAGCTAAACAGGACACTCCTGACGAAACCTCCACAGCCCCAGCAGGTAGTGCTGCTCCTGCTGCTGGTACTGCTAAATCCGCCGCTGCTGCTTCAACCACCACCCCGGCCCCCCAGGCTGACTCCCCCCCCGAGGTCCCCGCAGAGACAACAACGCCCGCTGCCGAGGAGAAGACCAACGGACGTCCAATCAGAAGGCGCCGCCCCGTCGTGGCCGAATCTGAAAAGTTCTCAGACGCCGAATCTGGCCACCGCCTCAGGGTCGTCCCTAACGGCAACGCCGAAGACAAAAGGCAAAATGGGCGTAGATTCCCAGGCACTAGTTAAAGAAGAGGACGAAGAATAATGAAGACCATTGCCAAGATTCAAAACACAAATGTAATATCAAAACACGAGAGCTGAGATTCCGCTTTTGAGGATTTATGTTTAAAAAGGACGACTCTGAAAATTATGTCTCCTGTGTAGACCCTTTCGGGAGGAACCTTTTTTACCATTTGTCTCTAAAGTACGACGATTCTTTTGTGAAATGTTTGGCTCCCTCACACATTTGCTAAAAGGATTCTTACTAAAAGTGTGTGAGAGAATAAAGCGAGATTCCCTCTCTCCGATGTCAACCATGGTCTAACAAATGTATACTTCCAGACTGAAGTTTAGTTTACGCTGTtatttaatttcatgaaattttgttttcttttctctctatttcttaGTAAACGTTGAAAATTTTTATAGAATGGTTGTTAGGATTTGTGagtaatgcaaaacaaaacatgtACTATTTCTATTAGAGCAAGACGTTTAAGGAGATATTGTCTCATAGCTTTGTTTTAAACTCCACTTTTTTTCTTACACGGAAATGTAacaaacattttgtaaataaaaatatgaaaaaattgtcATGTTTATACCAATTCCCACGGCTAGTCTCACTTCAACGTTAGAGCAGATTTTCAGgttagataaaaacaaataaaaaaactcaaagaaaCTAATATCAAAGCGAGTGGCAAATTCATTCCTGTTCTCTGCtaacgtctcctgaatttcaggtgtctGTTTAATTGACTATACCCCAATTCTtccttatttttcactttttcctaTAACTAGTCTCTCTCTTAGGCGGATTTCCCCGTGGAACCTCTTTTAAGTTTATAATCTGTTGACTctgctcatattattattattattagatgaaattatTTACAAGTGTTCAGCTATAAAGACGtaaaggaagaaactaagaatctatatataagaaaatatcggAATTCCAAGTCCCAACGGAGATTTAACAACTAGTTCGTAGTGGTTACTGATGTCCTCGCTGGGTTCCGGAGTATTTCCCAACTTGGAAACATGCTCTGCTCCACCTTACTTAGACGGGAGCGGTTTAATCATCAGGCCCACTGGGCAAATGACTCACTGTTCCAGCAAAGGTTAAAGAAGAACAAAGCATGTTTTCCTAATGAAGACTAAAACTGAATGAAAACGGATAAATATTGAAGGCAAATCCGAAAGTGAAGTTGGAGTATCGGTCTAGGTGACAACGCAAATGGAGTGGATAACTGTGTAATATGTTTTACGTAACTGGAAAAAACACCCGTAAGTCACAAGATGTATTGTTCAATCAATTTCTCATGTTGTGGAGTTGGAAAGTGCTGTGAAAAGTAAATCCCTGAATTTCATCTTTCACATAAGTCTAATTTAATGATAAATCACGATAATAGGACAACTTCCATCACGAATAGTCTAGTCAATCCTATTTTCTGTCGACTCAAACACAAGGCCATTTTCATCGACAAACATTTAccttcttcatttttaaaaacatcaaccctttctcaaaataaataaataaataaataaaaataaaaataacgcatacatttttatatactaatacaatGTCCTCACTTAATTATTAGATTCTCCTCTTTCATCTTCTTACGGTAATAACCAGTGACTAGTCCTTTAGTCTATTCCTCTGGAACATTTCCATTGCCTAGACATACCTTGCACATATTGGTCAGCCACTCATTTGTAATATCACTACTGTTCTGTAATATATCACTAATAGCATCACCTGTTCCCTCCCattcatagacttttttttttaattggcatcTATCTTTATACCAACAAACTTTTAATAAGAATGATCATAGAGTATGTTgataataagcataaaaatccTGTACCTAATGATTAGTTATGAAGACAATGGTGATAAATGCACCGTAATGCAAAATTGCGAAAAAAATTCAATAGTCCCGTGTAAAGAACATCAATTAGAATTGTTACTATTAACACTGTCAGACTTGTGAATGGTGATTTATGATGAACGCATAAAAATGATCAACAAcgtacaaaaattcataaaaatggaatataatgaaaaaagttctgCTTACCAACATTTGAGTTCTCGCAGAGCAGACAGTTTCATTATTCCATAGACAGGTAGGAACCATCAAAGACCACGTCGCATTTTGCATTTGCGTAAGCCTACAAAACAGAAAGACGAGGCTATGGCAAATGCCCAGTCGTTGTCGCAGTTTAGCAGTATTCATGGCACTGGAAGCAACGGATATTTCTTGCACCATGTGACTTTGGTTCTTGTTTAAAGCGTAAAACATCTGTTCCAGCCGTCTTCCATCAACAACAGCTTTCGTGAAATTCTTGTTGTAATATTTTAACTTCACCACTGCGACTTCAGTCTGACATCTAcccaatcaagtttttttttccagtatccTGATGCTGAGGTAAGACTCCAGATATTTACGTGTGTAATAACTGGGTCTGGAAAATACTGGCAGTTGTATGTGTTCATGAACAAACTCTAGAACAGACCTTATTGTTTTACTGGACTTCGGGTGTGTACCTGTCGGGTCCTCTGTCGTTGTTCTACTTTTCCATAGAAACTTGAATCCtcgtaatgtttgatgcatgaaTGGAGAGGAAGGCATGCCTTGCAGATTGCTGTTTCATTGCCTTGAAGGTAGCAGATTATCTCATTATCCACTTCTTGCTTTCTTTGGCATTTGATAGCTTCTTGGGTTCCTTGTGAATATTACTTTGGAGGTGTGCCGTCTGCAAGTTGGGCTCCCCAGTTGATCAGCATGCCTTGAAGATCCTAGTTGATCAGTATGCTTTGAAGCATCCTGGAGTTGTTTATCAGTCAGTGCTTTGCAAGATCCCAGTTGATCAGCATGCCTTGAAGATCCTATGAAGATCCCAGTTGATCAGCATGCCTTGAAGATCCTAGTTGATCAGTATGCTTTGAAGATCCTAGTTGATCAGTATGCTTTGAAGATCCCAGTTGATCAGCATGCCTTGAAGATCCTAGTTGATCAGTATGCTTTGAAGATCCCAGTTGATCAGCATGCCTTGAAGATCACATTAACCACCTCATCCCCCGATTTGGAAAAAAGCACTTTCTTGCAGACGCAAAGGGGACTAACCTGCTTGGCTGGAACAGTTTTCTTGATGCAGGTCTCCTTAACAAGACCATTAGATGATTaggccgattttttttttcctttaagcaaCAGCAACAGCCCCTGCTTTGGTCTGCTGGCactgtttcttccttttttcctgaTATACTGTATGTCCTGCCTCATCAACAAAAGGTTCCAAAGGCTAGGAACCGGAACCACTACTGATGGTGGCTTTGGCTTCAAAACTAATGGGACATGGCACACTAACCCAGGCATATGGGGAGGCTAGTTATACGTGTGATGTATCATCCCATTTTATATCACTATGACTGTTACAGGAGGCACCTACTTATCATTTGAGGTGTCATAATCATTACCATCACCATCTTCTGAACGTGAAACAGCATCCAAACTAGCTTTACCAATACCAAAGAGGCCATCAACAACACACGGATActatttccattttattctgtTCTTCACACTACCCGTGGACTATTCCGCCACATCACACACATCCACAGATTCTACATAGTTTAAACTCATCGAAGTGGTATATTATCGCTCGATAATTACCaataccgcaaaaaaaaaaaaatacagataaatttatttattctctaaGTAGTCAGGTTGCCGATCGGCTCTCACGAGGCAATAACAAAAAACACCAATCGAGAAATTGACaatttcttggaacggctctccagAAACGGGTACCGGAGATTGACTCACCAGGTACAGGGACCTTAGATTGGCTGGCTATAACCCACAGATATAGAGGCGTAGAACATTAT
Encoded proteins:
- the LOC135212537 gene encoding uncharacterized protein LOC135212537; the encoded protein is MKGVLLAFFVCCAAVAVVYGTEPDIRRISILEILQNNPALREELSAKIKAKQDTPDETSTAPAGSAAPAAGTAKSAAAASTTTPAPQADSPPEVPAETTTPAAEEKTNGRPIRRRRPVVAESEKFSDAESGHRLRVVPNGNAEDKRQNGRRFPGTS